From the Mycoplasma putrefaciens KS1 genome, the window TAACCTTGAAAAATAAAAACTTAAACAATATATCGATATTCTTACTAACTCAGATATTTAAAGTTTATTAAATATAGATCTCTCTTTTTTAAATACTTAATCATTTTAACTATTTTTATAATTTGACTAAATTTATATTAAATTTCTCTCATTTTATCGAAAAACTTAGATTAAATGGTATTTTTTATTTTTATAGTTAATTTAGATTTATCACAAATATAAGTTTTTGTTTTATCAATAAAAAATGTTATAGTAGATGCTTTTTCTTTATATGAGTTAAAAATAGTTTTTACTAATAAATGACTTTTATTTCAATAAAAAATGTTGAAACTAAAATGTTTTTTAATCATGATTAACTTTTAAATACTATGACTTGCTATTAGTTTTAATGACAAGTTTTTAAAACGTTTTAATAGTGAAAAATATCTGATACATTTTTACAATTAGGAAAAACAGTAATAATATATAAAACTATAAAAAAATAAGAATAAGGTCCGTTTTAGCTAACATTATTTCTTATAGTGTCTAACTTAATTTATTCTACATACAGATTTTTTAAGACTATTTTATTTTTAAATTTTTAGATAAAATAAAGTTATTAAAATAATAAAGTAATTAGAACAAAAAGAGGTTTAAAAATGACAAATTTAGATCAATTAAGTGAAACATATCCTGAACTACTTAGTAAAGTATTTAGAGAAGTGTTGCTAAAAAATTATTTTACAATTGCTACTTGTGAACCATTTAGTAAAGGTGTTCTTTCTAAAATATTTGAAAAGCTAGACCTGGACAAAAAATATTTTAAGGGTGAATATAAGGGATATTCAAATAACATAACTTCAGAATTTGTTAAAAAAGAAAAAGACATTATTAAAAAATATGAAAGAATAAGAATAAAGCAGACAATAAAATTAGCTATGATGGCTAGAAAGAAAATGTCATCATCTATGTTTTTTCCAACCACGATTGGTATAGCAATTACTAGCTACAGACAAAATGATTATGATAAATTTAGTAATGATTGCAGCTATAAAGAATCAACTCAATGAGATAAATATTATATTGTTATTTCTACACCATATAAAAACATAGTAATAAAATCAGAACCTTTTCCTGTAGGTGTAAGAAGTAAGGTAATTTGAAGTTGCGTTTCCCAATTAACTTTCAAATTATATGATATTTATAGAGATTGATTTGAATAATAAAATAATTAGCAAAACTATTGCTTATGCTACTATGTTAAATCTATTTCAACATTAATTGTCGTGCTAACCTCTTATTTTAAACCTTAAATTAATTAGCAAAATATTTTGGATAAATGGTATAGGTTCTCTTTTTTAATAAGATGAACCTTTTTATTTGCAATAAAAAAGTGCTTATTTTAGTAAAATTTTATAAAATTTCACTTTTGATAATTTTGCACTTACACTTAAATTTATAATTTAGTAACTCTTAAAAAGTTAAAAACTTTTATGTTTAATTAATATTAACTTTATGAATATTAGAAGCTAAGAAATTATCATGAGCTTTTGCTCTAAATTCATATGTTCCTCTCTTTAAACCTTTAAGTTTAGTTCCAATAATTTCTTGTCATTTACCATCTTGATTTGCTAGAAGATATTGCATTGAGTTATCTACACCAACTATTGTATTAGAATCATAAGTTTTAGCTGTATAATAAACATCTGAAGCTTCTAAGATTTTGATGTTTTGTACATCTGAAGTAAATTTATCAACAGAATCTTTTCATCTGAATTGCAACTTACCAATTACAATATTATCTGCTAAAAGTTTAAATAAAACAGTTGATAATATTATAAAAAAACAATAATAAAGCTCTGATATTAAAATGTATTATTGTTGGATTTGGAAATTTAGCATATAAAAGAGATGATGATATTTTAGTTATTCCCATTAACGCACTAAAAGATTAATTAACTTTGCTTGCCTTTTAAAATATATACTTTATCTTTAAAAGAACCAATTGCTGTTAATTTATTGTCTTAAATTAATTAATTTAATATTACTCTACTTCTTGTTGGTGAAACATTCAATAACTTATCAATATTAACCCTTTTAACTTTAGAGTGTTTTTGGGCAAATTTAAAAATTGAGTGAACCTTTTTATTTATAAAACTTGGATAATTTCTCTATTTTTAAACATGCGAAATTTAAATGCACCACATTCATTTTTCTTTATTACTTTGTTTTTTATTAAATGAGAGATTTTATTTGACTTTTACCAACACATGTTGGTATTTTTTATCTTTTATGTTGCTGTTTTAAGTTATTAATAAATTAAAAAAGCTTGGAAAGTTTCCAAGCTAGCTTATTTTCTATAAAAATGGTGGAGATGGCGAGAATCGAACTCGCGTCCAAAATAAACCTACACATACTTTCTACAGTTTAGTTAATTTTCTAATTTGATTCTTAACTAAAATTAACTAAAGGCTAAGAATCATTTGCAATTAAGTTTTAGATATATTTATTGCAATCATAAATCCTATTAGACTTGGGTAATACGGTTATAGATAAAGCCCAAAATACCTATAATTCGTGAAACACTATAACTATTAACTAGTTATTAAGCAAACATTAAGTTTGCTCCAGCTGATGCATTGTTGATCATAAATGCTGGCATTTCAAATTCTTCAGTTTTTTTGTTTGCGTTTTTTTAAAACCTAGAAGTATTTATAGTCTACCACACTACTGCTTATATATGCTGATTTTATCCTGTCGAAGCCATGACATCCCCAATTTAAATATTAATAAAAACCAAAAATATTGCTGTTATTAAAACTTTTTTAAATAAGTTAAAATAATTGTAAATACTTTTTAGTTTACAGTCTTATTATATAAAAAAACTGCGATTGTTACTAATGTTAAATTAAGCAAGGAGTCAAAAAATGATAAATGCTAACTATTTAGAAGAGCAAATTTTAAAGCTGTATAAGTCCAAAAAAATTCAAGAGATACTGGCAATTATTGATGATACTCAGCCAGCTGATTTTGCTGAAGTGTTAAACCACATAGATCAAGTAATTGCTTTTGTAATTTATAAAAAAATTAAAAAACAACAAGCAGCTGAAATTTTTACTTACCTATCAGATGATTTAAGAGAATATATTCTAGCAAATATAAGTGTTACTAAGTTAAAAGAGTTGGTCAATGAACTTTATTCAGATGATATTATCAATGCTATTGAAGATATGCCAACTGAAATTGTAAAAAAAGTTTTTGATGCCGCTTCAAAAGACCAAAGAAAAGAATTGGCTAACATTTTAAAATATGATGATTACACCGCTGGAAGTATTATGAGTGTTAATTTTTTATCAATTAGAGAAACTAAAACAGTTTCAAAAGCAATTTCACTAATTCAAAAAAATCACGATGAATATGATGAAATTGATGATCTTTTTGTTGTAAACAAACTAGGTCAACTAATAGGAACTATTGAAGTTAAAGACTTAATTTTAAATGAAAATACCACTAGAATTGGTGAATTTATGAATAAGAAATTTATTTCTATTAATTCAAACCAATCACAAGAAGAAGCATCAAATATGTTTAAAAAATATGATATTAATACTTTACCTGTTGTTGATGATAATAACATTTTAGTAGGAATTATTACTGTTGATGATGTTATCGATGTTTTAATCGAAGAAACTAATCAAGATATTCAAAAATACATAGGAATCAAAACTTCAGAAACTAATTATTTTGAGACTTCCATTTGAAAGATGTTTAAATCAAGAAGTTTATCATTAATTCTAGTATTGTTATTAGGTTTTATTACTAATATTTTGGTGGTTTATTTATTTAAAGCTTATAATCTTAATTTTGAGAAAAATTCATCTCAACAATTTATGTTAATGTTGTTTCCTTTAACATTGATTATTTCTGGAGTAATTGCTTGTTCAGCTAATCAAACTTTATTAATGGCCGGAAGAGCAATTAGTCTAGAACAATTACACAAAAAAGACTATAAAACCATCTTTACAAAAGAGATCGTAGTTTCATTAATGTTATCTATTAGTTTAATTATTTTTAATTTTATTAGAATGATGCTTGTTTATTTAATTGAATATAAAACTGATTTTAATAATAAATACATTTGATTAAGCATTTTAGTAGCAAGTATTGGGATCGTAGTTTCAATCTTAGTATCTAACTTAATAGCGTTAATACTACCTTTAATTGCTCGTAAAATTGGACGCGACTCTTCAGCGATCTCACTTCCTTTGATTACTTTAATTGTTGATATCATTGCAGTTATTGTTTTTTTAGGTATTGGAATATGATTTATTTAGCAAAAAAGAAAAATTATGCGA encodes:
- the mgtE gene encoding magnesium transporter, coding for MINANYLEEQILKLYKSKKIQEILAIIDDTQPADFAEVLNHIDQVIAFVIYKKIKKQQAAEIFTYLSDDLREYILANISVTKLKELVNELYSDDIINAIEDMPTEIVKKVFDAASKDQRKELANILKYDDYTAGSIMSVNFLSIRETKTVSKAISLIQKNHDEYDEIDDLFVVNKLGQLIGTIEVKDLILNENTTRIGEFMNKKFISINSNQSQEEASNMFKKYDINTLPVVDDNNILVGIITVDDVIDVLIEETNQDIQKYIGIKTSETNYFETSIWKMFKSRSLSLILVLLLGFITNILVVYLFKAYNLNFEKNSSQQFMLMLFPLTLIISGVIACSANQTLLMAGRAISLEQLHKKDYKTIFTKEIVVSLMLSISLIIFNFIRMMLVYLIEYKTDFNNKYIWLSILVASIGIVVSILVSNLIALILPLIARKIGRDSSAISLPLITLIVDIIAVIVFLGIGIWFI